One segment of Micromonospora parathelypteridis DNA contains the following:
- a CDS encoding replication initiator: MTAPTLPGLEPAPTPIAPRPGSRAARMALPRSIDVLKDIAIEYGVCVRPLAMRRTDLDTGLTEVIDLPCGATREDKCPPCAKKNRRLRQAQIREGWHRDDEPLPGPEPATEAQKSLILFRAHLEFSRDEAVRAAQWDQVTDLDEAIREVEEAIAAEGLRGRVGPPHATDDEDQDDEPGQRRKRSTKRRQDAPELPRRKVERRTVGKTYTAPDGATYQPSMWLTLTLDSYGPVRPDGTPVNPARYDYRRAAWDAVHFPRLLDRFWQNLRRCVGWNVQYAGCVEPQRRLAPHAHFAIRGTIPRDVLRTVAAATYHQVWWPSVDVQRYTLDRLPIWDEQAATWVDPDTREPLTTWTEALDIIDDDPDAEPVHVVRFGAQVDARGVMPGTEDAERTIRYVTKYITKHTGDCHKATTDRQRKHLDRLWHQLQLTPCTERCANWLLYGVQPKKTHAKLKPGRCKGKVHQRDTLGIGGRRILISRDWSGKTLADHKHDARAWVRALLGVTTDGTQLVDDQGDTTERVRHAWELARPDDPDVGPMTHRLMRSISERARWRSELLAAKDRAAQGSTDLSATQHSAQHNGEETQ; the protein is encoded by the coding sequence ATGACGGCTCCCACCCTGCCCGGCCTCGAACCCGCCCCGACCCCGATTGCTCCTCGGCCGGGGTCGCGGGCGGCCCGCATGGCGCTGCCGCGTTCGATCGACGTCCTCAAGGACATCGCCATCGAGTACGGCGTCTGCGTCCGTCCGCTCGCCATGCGCCGGACCGACCTCGACACCGGCCTGACCGAGGTCATCGACCTGCCCTGCGGGGCGACCCGGGAGGACAAGTGCCCGCCGTGCGCCAAGAAGAACCGCCGGCTACGGCAGGCCCAGATCCGCGAGGGCTGGCACCGCGACGACGAACCACTACCCGGCCCGGAACCCGCGACCGAGGCGCAGAAGTCACTGATCCTGTTCCGCGCACACCTGGAGTTCTCCCGCGACGAGGCCGTACGCGCCGCCCAGTGGGACCAGGTGACCGACCTCGACGAGGCTATCCGCGAGGTAGAGGAAGCCATCGCCGCTGAAGGTTTGCGCGGGCGCGTCGGACCACCCCATGCCACCGACGACGAGGACCAGGACGACGAGCCTGGCCAGCGACGCAAGCGCTCCACCAAACGGCGCCAGGATGCCCCCGAGCTGCCCCGGCGCAAGGTTGAGCGGCGCACCGTCGGCAAGACCTACACCGCCCCGGATGGCGCCACCTACCAACCGTCGATGTGGCTCACGCTCACCCTCGACTCGTACGGCCCGGTCCGCCCCGACGGCACCCCGGTCAACCCCGCCAGGTACGACTACCGCCGCGCAGCCTGGGACGCCGTGCACTTCCCCCGGCTTCTCGACCGGTTCTGGCAGAACCTTCGGCGGTGCGTGGGCTGGAACGTCCAGTACGCCGGCTGCGTCGAGCCGCAACGCCGTCTCGCTCCGCACGCCCACTTCGCCATCCGGGGCACCATCCCCCGGGACGTCCTCCGCACCGTGGCGGCGGCGACCTATCACCAGGTGTGGTGGCCCTCGGTCGACGTCCAGCGTTACACCCTCGACCGGCTCCCAATCTGGGACGAGCAGGCGGCGACATGGGTAGACCCAGACACCCGCGAGCCGCTGACCACCTGGACGGAAGCCCTCGACATCATCGACGACGACCCGGACGCCGAGCCTGTGCACGTCGTGCGCTTCGGCGCCCAGGTCGATGCCCGCGGCGTCATGCCCGGCACCGAGGACGCCGAACGGACCATCCGGTACGTCACGAAATACATCACCAAGCACACCGGCGACTGCCACAAGGCGACCACCGACCGGCAACGCAAGCATCTCGACCGGCTCTGGCACCAACTCCAGCTGACTCCCTGCACCGAGCGGTGCGCTAACTGGCTGCTCTACGGCGTCCAGCCCAAGAAGACGCACGCCAAGCTCAAGCCGGGCCGCTGCAAGGGCAAGGTCCACCAGCGCGACACCCTCGGAATCGGCGGCCGGCGCATCCTCATCTCCCGCGACTGGTCCGGCAAGACCCTCGCCGACCACAAGCACGACGCGCGGGCCTGGGTACGAGCACTGCTCGGCGTCACCACCGACGGCACGCAGCTCGTCGACGACCAGGGCGACACCACCGAACGGGTCCGGCACGCCTGGGAGTTGGCCCGACCGGATGACCCGGACGTCGGCCCGATGACCCACCGACTCATGCGATCGATCAGCGAACGGGCCCGCTGGCGGTCCGAACTGCTCGCAGCCAAAGACCGGGCCGCGCAGGGGTCCACAGATCTTTCGGCAACTCAGCACAGCGCACAGCACAACGGGGAGGAGACGCAGTGA
- a CDS encoding DUF2637 domain-containing protein, with the protein MIRERAESGVRVLILLAIGTMAGAAAFTHVHDLTVAHGQPDWIGWANAVAVELMAIYLGLEIRARRRTGRPVGLVGVLLIAFALLSLAAQVAEAEPSVWGWIVAAVPSLAFLALVKVVLSSAPTAAPAAEPDQPQGDWYDEPQPVEPAPPAPVMPPASAAVLPRVGVVQPNRPQVVGIIR; encoded by the coding sequence ATGATCCGCGAACGCGCCGAGTCCGGCGTCCGGGTGCTGATCCTGCTCGCCATCGGCACCATGGCCGGCGCCGCCGCCTTCACCCACGTCCACGACCTGACCGTTGCCCACGGCCAGCCCGACTGGATCGGCTGGGCCAACGCCGTGGCGGTCGAGCTGATGGCGATCTACCTCGGCCTGGAGATCCGTGCCCGCCGTCGCACCGGTCGACCTGTCGGCCTGGTCGGCGTCCTCCTGATCGCGTTCGCGCTGCTCTCCCTCGCCGCCCAGGTCGCCGAAGCCGAACCGTCCGTCTGGGGCTGGATCGTCGCGGCGGTGCCGTCGCTGGCCTTCCTCGCCCTGGTGAAGGTCGTCCTGTCCAGCGCACCCACCGCCGCGCCGGCAGCGGAGCCCGATCAGCCGCAGGGCGATTGGTACGACGAGCCGCAGCCTGTCGAACCCGCGCCGCCGGCTCCGGTGATGCCGCCGGCATCAGCCGCGGTGCTGCCTCGGGTCGGTGTCGTCCAGCCCAATCGGCCCCAGGTCGTCGGGATCATCCGATGA
- a CDS encoding FtsK/SpoIIIE domain-containing protein codes for MRRPRGEVVMTTAGDLMVIRPRRLELPVWLIAVGLVLRWLWRGLWWCLRHPLAVALVVAGVSLYREFGRSGVIVPVVLAAAVSALWRWRHESSWWTWCAGPILGRFRQLFVYRRAWREAMTLCGLAKVYDHRTVLPELLRVRSDQALDVLTIRMVRGQTPEEFQKATANLAYAFGRRHARVYSERPDEPPIRSGYWALVLGAVDRLRFRDRPSVVYLVVVRTDALRTLVDPFDVPSVPDFTALPLARREDLRHWCLHLLATHVLIGGATRSGKGSVLWSLVRVLAGGISSGLVRLWVIDPKGGMEFAMGRPLFARFACKSFEAMADLLDEAVTVMRERQTRLAGAVRVHTPTLDDPLVVVVIDEMAALTAYLQDVDLRKRVAGSLGLLLSQGAGVGVLVVAALQDPRKEVLPFRDLFPTRIALGLTEAAQVDLVLGDGARNRGALADQMPRWAKGVGYVILDGIPEPARVRFSYISDDHIRELAAEYPAPADAADILAQVGRETATEPTRPPLPRQRRGPLLPDSLLNILDRDTDGGEPR; via the coding sequence ATGCGCCGGCCGCGTGGCGAGGTCGTGATGACCACCGCCGGGGATCTGATGGTGATCCGGCCGCGCCGGCTGGAGTTGCCGGTCTGGCTGATCGCGGTCGGCCTGGTGCTGCGGTGGCTGTGGCGTGGCCTGTGGTGGTGTCTTCGCCACCCGCTCGCCGTCGCCCTGGTCGTGGCTGGGGTGAGCCTCTACCGCGAGTTCGGCCGGTCCGGCGTGATCGTGCCCGTGGTCCTGGCCGCTGCCGTCTCGGCGCTGTGGCGGTGGCGGCACGAGTCGTCCTGGTGGACCTGGTGCGCCGGCCCGATCCTCGGCCGGTTCCGCCAACTCTTCGTCTACCGGCGGGCCTGGCGCGAGGCAATGACCCTCTGCGGGCTGGCCAAGGTGTACGACCATCGCACGGTCCTGCCGGAGTTGCTGCGGGTCCGTTCGGATCAGGCGCTCGACGTGCTGACCATCCGCATGGTCCGCGGCCAGACACCGGAGGAGTTCCAGAAGGCGACGGCGAACCTGGCGTACGCCTTCGGCCGGCGGCACGCCCGGGTCTACTCCGAGCGTCCCGATGAACCGCCGATCCGGTCGGGCTACTGGGCGCTGGTCCTGGGCGCGGTGGACCGGTTGCGGTTCCGCGACCGGCCGTCGGTGGTCTACCTGGTGGTGGTCCGCACGGATGCGCTGCGCACCCTGGTCGACCCGTTCGACGTCCCATCGGTGCCCGACTTCACCGCGCTACCCCTGGCTCGACGGGAAGACCTGCGGCACTGGTGCCTGCACCTGCTGGCCACGCACGTACTCATCGGCGGTGCCACCCGCTCCGGTAAGGGCTCGGTGCTGTGGTCGCTGGTCCGGGTCCTGGCCGGTGGGATCTCCTCCGGGCTGGTCCGGCTCTGGGTGATCGATCCCAAGGGCGGCATGGAGTTCGCGATGGGTCGGCCGTTGTTCGCGCGGTTCGCCTGCAAGTCGTTCGAGGCCATGGCCGATCTGCTCGACGAGGCCGTGACAGTGATGCGGGAGCGGCAGACCCGGCTTGCCGGCGCGGTGCGGGTCCACACGCCGACCCTGGATGACCCCCTGGTCGTGGTCGTCATCGACGAGATGGCGGCACTGACCGCGTACCTCCAGGATGTCGACCTGCGTAAGCGCGTCGCCGGGTCGCTCGGTCTGCTGCTGTCGCAGGGTGCCGGCGTCGGCGTCCTGGTGGTGGCCGCGTTGCAGGACCCCCGCAAGGAGGTGCTGCCGTTCCGGGACCTGTTCCCGACCCGGATCGCGCTCGGCCTGACCGAGGCTGCTCAGGTCGACCTCGTGTTGGGTGACGGTGCCCGCAACCGGGGTGCCCTCGCCGACCAGATGCCCCGCTGGGCCAAGGGGGTCGGCTACGTGATTCTCGACGGCATTCCAGAGCCGGCGCGGGTGCGCTTTTCCTACATCTCTGACGACCACATCCGGGAGCTGGCCGCCGAGTACCCGGCGCCGGCCGACGCGGCGGACATCCTCGCCCAGGTCGGCCGGGAAACCGCCACCGAACCAACCCGGCCGCCTCTGCCCCGGCAGCGTCGCGGACCACTGCTTCCGGATTCGCTGCTGAACATCCTCGACCGGGACACCGACGGGGGTGAGCCGCGGTGA